The window ATTAAGTATGGTGGAGTTTATAGGTGCGCGGAAAATTATTAAGAGCCAACCCGAATCGTCGGTGAGTATGTTTGTACTGTCTCACGCGGCCGAGGAGATTCGTCATGCGCAGATTCTCAAAAAACTCGCTATAAAATTAGGGGGAAAGTCGGTTCAAACTTACAGTGAGCCGAGTTTGATCGCAGGTGACCTTGCTCGGCGCTACATCCAGGAGATTGATCAATCGGCGGGAATGGTGGCCGGAGAGCAGGACTCTTGGCTCAGTTATTTGCTCACAACTTTAATCATCGAAGAGCGAGCACAAACATTTTATCCTGTCTACGATGAGCTCATGGCCAAAGTAAATATGAGTGGCCCTTTAAAACAGATCGTTCGAGACGAAGAAAATCATCTCGAAGATATGCGCAAGCTGATTGCTCAACAGGAAGATTTCGATGTGGAGCAACTTCATTCTTTGCGCGCCATCGAAAACCGACATTTTCAATTGTTCTTCGCAGGCGTCGAAGAGGAGATGGGCCGTGTATCGCCAATGATT is drawn from Bdellovibrionales bacterium and contains these coding sequences:
- a CDS encoding ferritin-like domain-containing protein produces the protein MMSWQNILKSVVNQPLIHARFLNTLSMVEFIGARKIIKSQPESSVSMFVLSHAAEEIRHAQILKKLAIKLGGKSVQTYSEPSLIAGDLARRYIQEIDQSAGMVAGEQDSWLSYLLTTLIIEERAQTFYPVYDELMAKVNMSGPLKQIVRDEENHLEDMRKLIAQQEDFDVEQLHSLRAIENRHFQLFFAGVEEEMGRVSPMIEHASPSL